Proteins encoded by one window of Bactrocera oleae isolate idBacOlea1 chromosome 4, idBacOlea1, whole genome shotgun sequence:
- the Vang gene encoding vang-like protein 2 — protein sequence MENESVKSEHSGRSRRSRNHNNNNSSNTGGGGLGNNGGGGTVNNGYHRDRTRHSHRSGHTKSSGKHQRGDMAPFQTSVNMTGEENRDGQEIIEVQILPQDENWGENTTAVTGNTSEQSISMEDINNAWHRENDTSFGFACRRRLESAFSLLLGFVSFFSPVAMVVMPRMGFFPSAFDHAELTQTVRTQLLACSSECKGLLVSLTARLILLAIGLWALFMRRSAATMPRIYLYRAIVLLLVTICTFAYWLFYMVQVTNGAKVVVETGGDAVNYKSLVAYATNLVDTLLFIHYIAVVLLELRHQQPMYYVKIIRSPDGTSRSYMLGQLSIQRAAIWVLQRYYVDFPIFNPYLERIPISKSQRNKISTSFKYYEVDGVNNAQQQSQSRAVLAANARRRDSSHNERFYEEHEYERRVKKRRARLITAAEEAFTHIKRIHNEPAPAVPLDPQEAAQAVFPSMARALQKYLRVTRQQPRHTFESILKHLAHCLKHDLSPRAFLEPYLTESPVLQSEKERRWVQSWSLICDELVSRPISNECTFQLIQNDVSLLVSIHKLPHFNIAEEVVDPKSNKFVLKLNSETSV from the exons ATGGAAAACGAATCTGTTAAGTCAGAACACAGCGGACGATCTAGACGTTCTCGCaatcacaataataataacagctcTAACACTGGTGGTGGTGGTTTAGGTAATAACGGCGGAGGTGGCACTGTAAACAACGGTTATCATCGAGATCGTACAAGGCATTCGCATCGTAGTGGACATACAAAATCAAGTGGTAAGCACCAACGTGGCGATATGGCACCGTTCCAAACGAGCGTAAATATGACAG GTGAAGAGAATCGCGATGGTCAAGAAATAATCGAGGTACAAATACTACCACAAGACGAAAACTGGGGTGAGAATACAACAGCAGTCACTGGCAATACATCAGAACAAAGCATATCTATGGAAGACATTAATAATGCATGGCATAGAGAGAACGACACAAGTTTTGGATTTGCTTGTCGGCGACGTTTGGAATCTGCCTTTTCACTCCTACTTGGGTTTGTATCGTTCTTCTCGCCAGTAGCCATGGTGGTAATGCCACGCATGGGTTTCTTTCCATCTGCGTTCGATCACGCCGAACTCACACAAACGGTGCGCACACAACTCTTAGCATGCAGTAGCGAATGTAAAGGCTTGCTGGTGTCACTAACTGCACGACTCATACTACTGGCAATAGGCTTGTGGGCGCTCTTTATGCGTCGCTCAGCCGCCACTATGCCAAGAATATATCTGTATCGTGCCATTGTGCTATTACTTGTCACCATTTGCACATTTGCTTATTGGCTGTTCTATATGGTGCAG gTCACTAATGGCGCCAAAGTGGTGGTGGAAACCGGTGGTGATGCAGTTAATTACAAATCGTTAGTTGCCTATGCAACAAATTTGGTAGATACCCTGCTCTTCATACACTATATTGCTGTAGTTTTACTCGAACTACGGCATCAACAACCAATGTATTATGTCAAGATTATACGTTCACCAGATGGTACATCCCGCTCTTATATGCTAGGTCAATTGAGTATACAGCGTGCAGCTATTTGGGTACTTCAACGATATTACGTGGACTTTCCGATATTTAATCCGTATCTAGAGCGCATACCGATTTCGAAATCACAACGGAATAAAATCTCAACTAGTTTTAAATACTACGAGGTGGATGGGGTTAATAATGCACAACAGCAGAGTCAAAGTCGTGCCGTATTAGCGGCCAATGCGCGGCGACGTGATTCATCACATAATGAACGCTTCTATGAGGAACACGAATATGAACGCCGTGTCAAAAAGCGGCGTGCGCGGCTTATCACAGCTGCAGAGGAGGCCTTTACGCATATCAAACGCATACACAATGAACCCGCACCAGCAGTGCCACTTGACCCACAAGAAGCGGCGCAAGCCGTATTTCCATCTATGGCACGCGccctacaaaaatatttacgcgTCACACGACAACAGCCACGACACACGTTCGAAAGTATATTAAAGCACTTAGCGCATTGTCTCAAGCACGATCTATCGCCACGAGCATTCCTCGAACCATATCTAACGGAATCGCCAGTATTGCAAAGTGAAAAAGAACGCCGTTGGGTACAATCGTGGTCGTTAATTTGTGATGAACTTGTATCACGACCaatctcaaacgagtgtacATTCCAACTGATACAAAACGATGTCTCACTCTTGGTCTCCATACACAAACTGCCGCATTTTAATATTGCCGAAGAGGTTGTCGAtccaaaaagcaataaatttgtACTGAAATTAAACTCTGAAACATCGGTATGA